The proteins below are encoded in one region of Pseudomonas putida S13.1.2:
- a CDS encoding FAD-binding protein has translation MPAAVKSTCTDIQPALQVADADAMLWDDHCDVLVIGWGAAGACAALEARAQGADVLVADRFTGGGASAKSGGVVYAGGGTRQQQAAGFSDTPEAMFAYLKHETQGVVADATLRRFCQDSATNLAWLEGHGVPYAHSMPPGGKTSYPADGQFLYYSGNELVPSHRSELPPAPRGHRTVGKGQCGAVLYAHLKAACLRNGVRPQLQSAARRLVSDHTGRVVGVELWCLPAGSAQARLHAKLAARAERLQNFAPRYCDTLRKRVRQLELDFARPRLVRARRGVVLSTGGFIFNREMVSEHAPKFRRNFKVGATGCDGSGLRLGVSVGGVSDRLQRVSAWRFINPPLCWPKGIVVNTLGQRFVNEEVYGATLGQPLCEEQGGKAWLVLDARLRKQSIKQALFDGYWWFQSLPALLLMLRGVRKGQSIEQLAQATGMRADVLRSALQAYNTAARGDAEDAFGKSQSSRQVLDQGPYYACDISVSNPLFPLGALTLGGLKVNEDSGAVLGPQGLTIPGLYAAGRTAIGIPCHLYVSGLSLADCVFSGRRAGWSLTAATADIEIEPSEQLI, from the coding sequence ATGCCAGCCGCTGTCAAATCGACATGTACCGATATCCAGCCGGCGTTGCAGGTGGCAGATGCCGACGCCATGCTCTGGGATGACCACTGTGATGTGCTGGTGATCGGCTGGGGGGCGGCCGGCGCCTGCGCCGCCCTTGAGGCCCGCGCCCAGGGTGCTGACGTGCTGGTCGCCGACCGTTTTACCGGCGGCGGTGCCAGTGCCAAGAGCGGTGGCGTGGTTTACGCCGGCGGTGGCACCCGCCAGCAGCAGGCCGCAGGCTTTAGCGACACGCCCGAGGCGATGTTCGCCTACCTCAAGCACGAAACCCAAGGTGTGGTCGCCGATGCCACCTTGCGGCGTTTTTGCCAGGACAGTGCCACCAACCTGGCCTGGCTGGAGGGCCATGGCGTGCCTTATGCCCACAGTATGCCGCCCGGCGGCAAAACCTCGTATCCAGCCGATGGCCAGTTTCTGTATTACTCCGGCAATGAGCTGGTGCCGTCGCACCGTAGCGAGTTGCCGCCGGCGCCGCGTGGCCATCGCACGGTAGGCAAGGGCCAATGTGGCGCGGTGCTGTACGCGCACCTCAAGGCGGCTTGCCTGCGCAATGGTGTGCGGCCGCAACTTCAGTCCGCTGCCCGTCGTCTGGTGAGCGATCACACGGGCAGGGTCGTCGGCGTGGAACTGTGGTGCCTGCCGGCCGGCAGTGCCCAGGCGCGGTTGCATGCCAAATTGGCCGCGCGCGCCGAACGGCTGCAGAACTTTGCCCCGCGCTACTGCGATACCTTGCGCAAACGCGTGCGCCAGCTGGAACTCGACTTTGCCCGGCCGCGGCTGGTACGCGCCAGGCGAGGGGTGGTGTTGAGCACCGGTGGCTTCATCTTCAACCGCGAGATGGTCAGCGAGCATGCCCCCAAGTTTCGCCGCAACTTCAAAGTCGGCGCGACCGGCTGCGATGGCAGTGGCTTACGCCTGGGCGTGAGTGTCGGTGGGGTCAGCGACCGACTGCAGCGGGTGTCGGCCTGGCGGTTTATCAACCCACCGTTGTGCTGGCCCAAGGGCATTGTGGTCAACACCCTCGGGCAGCGCTTCGTCAACGAAGAAGTCTACGGCGCCACCTTGGGCCAGCCCCTGTGTGAAGAGCAGGGCGGCAAGGCCTGGCTGGTGCTGGACGCACGCCTGCGCAAGCAGTCGATCAAGCAAGCGCTGTTCGACGGTTACTGGTGGTTCCAGAGCTTGCCGGCATTGCTGCTGATGCTGCGCGGTGTGCGCAAGGGCCAGAGCATCGAGCAGTTGGCCCAGGCCACGGGCATGCGTGCGGATGTATTGCGCAGCGCATTGCAAGCCTACAACACAGCCGCCCGGGGGGACGCCGAGGATGCCTTCGGCAAGTCGCAAAGCAGCCGTCAGGTACTCGATCAGGGCCCTTACTATGCCTGTGACATTTCTGTCAGCAACCCCCTGTTCCCCCTCGGGGCGTTGACCCTGGGCGGCCTCAAGGTCAATGAAGACAGCGGCGCGGTGCTGGGCCCTCAAGGCCTGACA
- a CDS encoding amidase → MEKNALPLADTLAPAGADAADGWPRRQVLKAGAVALGVGLLGRFADARAAGGLSASDYLGLDAWAMAKGLQAGHFSAEDLLGAAFARCDLVNPKINAVNMRHDDYARALLAARQKAGTLTQGSLAGVPILLKDLNTYLQGTTTSNGSRLFKDAPPSSVTSTLIRRYEAAGAVPFGKATSPEFGLTTTTESLAWGQTRNPWNLALSTGGSSGGSAAAVAAGIVPVAHATDGGGSIRIPASYCGLVGLKPSRYRTPSGPARLEGSFGASVANMVSHSVRDTALFLDAGQGHEPGSPYWSSPLVRPYVEELGRDPGRLRVALVRESLTGAPLDPAIAKVLEDTIKQLLGLGHEVEELRLPIQAQQLFGAHGVAIGNSLLVTVNDREEALGRALGPQDLESITFGVLERAAKATGEGVVRARHAFEDISMAMEQQFERFDVILSPVTASLTPALGELSLNQPYESYARKAMGSAAFTVLANVSGQPAISLPLGMSDSGLPVGMMFTARLGGEDVLLRLASQLEQDRPWAARRAAI, encoded by the coding sequence ATGGAAAAAAACGCATTGCCACTGGCCGACACGCTTGCCCCAGCGGGTGCCGACGCCGCTGACGGATGGCCGCGCCGCCAGGTGCTCAAGGCCGGCGCGGTGGCGCTGGGCGTCGGGCTACTGGGGCGCTTCGCCGATGCCCGGGCCGCTGGCGGCTTGTCGGCCAGCGATTACCTGGGCCTGGATGCCTGGGCCATGGCCAAGGGCTTGCAGGCCGGTCACTTCAGTGCCGAAGACTTGCTCGGCGCAGCATTTGCCCGTTGTGACCTGGTCAACCCGAAGATCAACGCAGTCAACATGCGCCATGACGATTACGCCCGCGCGTTGCTGGCGGCCAGGCAGAAGGCCGGCACCCTGACCCAGGGCTCGCTGGCGGGCGTGCCGATCCTGCTCAAGGACCTCAACACCTACTTGCAGGGCACAACCACCAGCAACGGCAGCCGGCTGTTCAAGGATGCGCCACCGTCGAGCGTTACCAGCACCTTGATCCGCCGTTATGAAGCCGCCGGGGCAGTGCCTTTTGGTAAAGCCACCAGCCCGGAGTTCGGCCTGACCACCACCACCGAGTCGTTGGCATGGGGGCAGACCCGCAACCCCTGGAATCTGGCGTTGAGCACGGGTGGCTCGTCCGGTGGTTCCGCCGCGGCGGTGGCCGCTGGTATCGTCCCGGTCGCCCATGCCACCGACGGTGGCGGCTCGATCCGGATCCCGGCGTCCTACTGCGGGCTGGTCGGCCTCAAGCCATCACGCTACCGCACGCCGAGCGGGCCGGCACGCCTGGAAGGCTCGTTTGGCGCCAGTGTCGCCAACATGGTCTCGCACAGCGTGCGCGATACCGCGTTGTTTCTTGATGCCGGTCAGGGTCACGAACCAGGGAGCCCGTACTGGAGCTCACCGCTGGTACGTCCCTACGTTGAGGAGCTGGGCCGTGACCCGGGCCGCTTACGGGTTGCGCTGGTGCGGGAATCGCTGACCGGGGCACCGCTGGACCCGGCGATTGCCAAGGTTCTGGAGGACACCATCAAGCAACTGCTGGGCCTTGGCCACGAAGTGGAAGAACTGCGCTTGCCAATTCAGGCCCAGCAGCTGTTCGGCGCCCACGGCGTGGCCATCGGCAACTCGTTGCTGGTCACGGTCAACGACCGGGAGGAAGCCCTGGGCCGCGCGTTGGGGCCACAGGACCTGGAAAGCATCACCTTTGGTGTGCTGGAGCGTGCAGCGAAGGCCACGGGTGAGGGCGTAGTGCGTGCCCGGCATGCGTTCGAAGACATCAGCATGGCCATGGAACAGCAGTTCGAGCGCTTTGATGTGATCCTCTCGCCGGTCACCGCCAGCCTGACACCGGCCTTGGGCGAGCTCTCGCTCAACCAGCCTTACGAAAGCTACGCCCGCAAGGCCATGGGCAGTGCCGCGTTCACCGTGCTGGCCAACGTCAGCGGCCAGCCGGCTATTTCCTTGCCGTTGGGCATGAGTGACAGCGGCCTGCCAGTGGGCATGATGTTCACCGCTCGCCTGGGCGGGGAAGACGTGCTGCTGCGCCTGGCCTCGCAGCTGGAGCAGGACCGCCCGTGGGCCGCCAGGCGCGCCGCGATCTGA
- a CDS encoding acyl-CoA dehydrogenase family protein produces MDSMRVKTPEEIELLEHARRLVPALKSRTARADREFRVPDETIFELQQAGLLRALQPRAFGGYEVDPRTFFEIQMILAEGCMSTAWIYGVMGVHPWQLARYPIEAQRDVWGQDHTTLISSTYMPVAKVTVVEGGYRISGRWGFSSGSEHCQWCFLGGVLPADGDQPAEHGTFLIPRSDYRIEHNWDVLGLRGTGSHDIVVEDAFVPAHRVQRTNNCTLEATPGRLVNTNAIYAIPFAQVFTRAVSSSAIGALQGAINEFRANAAAHIGKHGMKTADDPVAQTTVAEATIIVDSLRLVLERNYAHLMTLAEAGEYPDVETRLLYRYQSSYVTNICAEKVNELLRCMAASGLYNTNPVARLFRDLHQARGHIANNYMAFSRSLGAVQLGLPNPDPYV; encoded by the coding sequence ATGGACAGCATGCGAGTAAAAACGCCGGAAGAAATCGAACTGCTTGAACACGCCCGGCGCCTGGTGCCCGCGCTCAAAAGCCGCACCGCGCGCGCTGACCGCGAGTTCCGGGTACCGGACGAAACCATCTTCGAATTGCAACAGGCCGGCTTGTTGCGGGCCTTGCAACCACGTGCGTTTGGCGGCTACGAAGTCGATCCGCGGACGTTTTTCGAAATCCAGATGATCCTCGCCGAGGGCTGCATGTCCACGGCTTGGATTTATGGCGTGATGGGCGTACACCCCTGGCAGCTGGCGCGTTACCCGATCGAGGCCCAGCGCGATGTATGGGGCCAGGACCATACCACCCTGATCTCGTCCACCTACATGCCCGTGGCCAAGGTAACCGTGGTTGAAGGCGGTTATCGCATCAGTGGTCGCTGGGGCTTTTCCAGCGGCAGCGAACACTGCCAATGGTGCTTCCTTGGTGGGGTGCTGCCCGCCGATGGCGACCAGCCGGCGGAGCACGGCACCTTCCTGATCCCGCGCAGCGACTACCGTATCGAGCACAACTGGGACGTGCTGGGCCTGCGCGGCACCGGCAGTCACGACATTGTGGTCGAAGATGCCTTCGTGCCGGCACACCGCGTGCAACGCACCAATAACTGCACGCTGGAAGCGACGCCAGGACGCCTGGTGAACACCAATGCGATTTATGCCATTCCTTTCGCCCAGGTGTTCACGCGCGCGGTGTCCTCATCGGCCATCGGTGCCTTGCAGGGGGCGATCAACGAATTTCGCGCCAATGCGGCTGCGCACATCGGCAAGCACGGCATGAAAACCGCCGATGACCCGGTGGCGCAAACCACCGTTGCCGAGGCGACGATCATCGTCGACAGCCTGAGGCTGGTGCTGGAGCGCAACTACGCGCACCTGATGACGCTGGCTGAAGCGGGTGAGTACCCGGACGTGGAAACCCGCCTGCTGTACCGCTACCAATCCTCGTATGTGACCAATATCTGCGCCGAGAAGGTCAACGAACTGCTGCGCTGCATGGCCGCTTCCGGGCTGTACAACACCAACCCTGTGGCGCGCCTGTTCCGCGACCTGCACCAGGCACGTGGGCATATCGCCAACAACTACATGGCCTTCAGCCGCAGCCTTGGCGCCGTGCAACTGGGCCTGCCCAACCCTGATCCTTACGTATGA
- a CDS encoding FAD-dependent oxidoreductase, with product MTAKAQPVSHYDVIVVGSGAGAMTSALFAAEQGLSVLVVEKSDKFGGTSAISGGGIWIPNNHYFAAKGGGDSVELALQYLKAATGDHGDDKRLRAYVKHAPQMIRALVDNSHVRYAVAAKYPDYYPQLPGSLAGGRTLDPELFDTSLLGDELANLRTPSPSTLLMGRIAWTARHAHKAMSRSFGWRLLILGLMLRYKLDFKWRRKSRRDRRAALGSALVASLRRSLMDRNIPLWLNTDFQNLITENGRVIGMQVCRDGQTLQLHARHAVIFGSGGFEQNQALRERYLPQPTLRDWSATPPGNNTGAALQAGIELGAATALMDWAWWAPTITVPGEEKPRGVFAERAFPGAIVVNSLGRRFVNEAAPYLEFVDAMYRDNQHTGGKSIPSWVIFDGHFRFNYAMGPLMPAQVMPDSRLRKEWLNTLYFKADSLAALAAQIGVDRAGLEQTVQKMNAYARSGVDADFGRGGNVFDRYYGDSNVKPNPCLAPLSKGPYYAMRLDAGDIGTKGGLLTNEHAQVVSQDGEVIPGLYAIGNCSASVMGTSYPGAGGTLGPAMTFGYIAAHHIAANR from the coding sequence ATGACAGCTAAAGCTCAGCCTGTTTCACACTACGACGTGATCGTCGTCGGCTCCGGTGCCGGTGCGATGACCTCGGCGCTGTTTGCTGCCGAGCAGGGTCTATCGGTACTGGTTGTCGAGAAAAGCGACAAGTTTGGCGGTACGTCGGCGATCTCCGGCGGCGGCATCTGGATTCCCAATAACCACTACTTTGCCGCCAAAGGCGGTGGCGACAGTGTGGAGCTGGCACTGCAGTACCTCAAAGCTGCCACCGGTGACCATGGCGATGACAAGCGCTTGCGTGCCTACGTCAAGCACGCGCCGCAGATGATCCGGGCCCTGGTGGACAACAGCCATGTGCGTTACGCCGTGGCGGCAAAGTACCCGGACTACTATCCGCAACTGCCAGGCTCGCTGGCCGGGGGGCGCACCCTCGACCCGGAACTGTTCGATACCAGCCTGCTCGGCGATGAACTGGCCAACCTGCGCACACCGTCACCCTCGACACTGCTGATGGGGCGCATCGCCTGGACCGCACGGCATGCGCACAAGGCCATGTCGCGCTCCTTTGGCTGGCGCCTGCTGATTCTCGGCCTGATGCTGCGCTACAAGCTCGACTTCAAATGGCGCCGCAAGAGCCGGCGCGACCGCCGCGCCGCCTTGGGCAGTGCGCTGGTTGCATCACTGCGCCGCTCGTTGATGGACCGTAACATTCCACTGTGGTTGAACACCGACTTCCAGAACCTGATCACCGAGAACGGCCGGGTCATTGGCATGCAGGTTTGTCGTGACGGGCAGACGCTGCAGCTGCATGCCCGCCATGCGGTGATCTTCGGCTCCGGGGGGTTTGAACAGAACCAGGCTTTGCGCGAGCGCTATCTACCGCAGCCGACCCTGCGTGACTGGAGCGCCACGCCACCGGGCAACAACACCGGTGCTGCGTTGCAAGCCGGTATCGAACTGGGTGCGGCGACCGCCCTGATGGATTGGGCCTGGTGGGCGCCGACCATTACCGTGCCCGGCGAAGAAAAACCCCGTGGGGTATTTGCCGAGCGGGCGTTCCCTGGTGCCATCGTGGTCAACAGCCTGGGCCGGCGCTTTGTCAATGAGGCAGCGCCGTACCTGGAATTTGTCGACGCCATGTACCGCGACAACCAGCACACCGGCGGCAAGTCGATCCCATCCTGGGTGATCTTCGACGGCCATTTTCGCTTCAACTACGCCATGGGGCCGTTGATGCCGGCCCAGGTCATGCCCGACAGCCGGCTGCGCAAGGAATGGCTCAATACCTTGTATTTCAAGGCTGACAGCCTGGCGGCGCTGGCGGCGCAGATCGGCGTCGACCGCGCAGGGCTCGAGCAGACCGTGCAGAAGATGAACGCCTACGCCCGCAGCGGCGTGGATGCCGACTTCGGCCGTGGCGGCAACGTGTTCGACCGTTACTACGGCGACAGCAACGTCAAACCCAACCCGTGCCTGGCGCCCCTGAGCAAGGGGCCGTACTACGCGATGCGCCTGGACGCTGGCGATATCGGCACCAAAGGTGGGCTATTGACCAACGAACACGCCCAGGTTGTGAGCCAGGACGGCGAGGTCATTCCTGGCCTGTATGCCATTGGCAACTGCTCGGCGTCGGTCATGGGCACCAGCTATCCCGGCGCGGGCGGCACCCTGGGGCCGGCCATGACGTTCGGCTATATCGCGGCCCATCACATTGCTGCCAACCGTTGA